The Phycisphaerae bacterium genome includes a window with the following:
- a CDS encoding plasmid stability protein — protein MAGLLLKNVPPEVHTRLKRRAARTRRSLNQEATAILKSALRDETKRPTLEEIRKWQVRGASR, from the coding sequence ATGGCTGGATTGTTGCTCAAGAACGTCCCGCCCGAGGTCCACACCAGGCTTAAGCGCCGTGCGGCCCGCACCCGCCGGAGTCTGAACCAGGAGGCCACTGCCATTCTGAAATCGGCCCTGCGAGATGAAACGAAACGGCCCACGCTGGAAGAAATCAGGAAGTGGCAGGTACGCGGGGCAAGCCGCTAA
- the purN gene encoding phosphoribosylglycinamide formyltransferase: MGNANQKLRLGVLISGSGRTLQNFIELIKAGQLPAEVAVVISSLPDVKGVERARAAGLPVVVIRKKEHPDEAEFSRLVVEALEAHDVQLACQAGWTCYWRIPDRWLGRVMNIHPALLPKHGGKGFYGHHVHEAVLASGDKESGCTVHFANNEYDAGPIILQRKVAVLPGDDADTLAARVFEQEILAYPEAIRLYAEGRLRLVGDRVEIR; the protein is encoded by the coding sequence ATGGGCAACGCAAACCAGAAACTGAGACTCGGCGTTCTGATCTCCGGCAGCGGGCGGACGCTGCAGAACTTCATCGAGCTGATCAAGGCAGGACAACTGCCGGCCGAGGTCGCGGTGGTGATTTCGTCGCTGCCGGACGTCAAGGGCGTCGAGCGGGCACGGGCCGCCGGCCTGCCGGTGGTTGTCATCCGAAAGAAAGAGCACCCCGACGAGGCCGAGTTCAGCCGACTGGTCGTCGAAGCCCTGGAAGCTCATGACGTGCAGTTAGCTTGCCAGGCAGGCTGGACCTGCTACTGGCGGATCCCAGACCGCTGGCTCGGGCGGGTGATGAACATCCACCCGGCCCTGCTGCCCAAGCACGGCGGCAAAGGCTTCTACGGGCATCACGTCCACGAGGCGGTGCTGGCCAGCGGCGACAAGGAGAGTGGCTGCACCGTCCACTTCGCCAACAACGAATACGATGCCGGGCCGATTATCCTGCAGCGCAAGGTCGCCGTCCTGCCCGGCGATGATGCCGATACGCTTGCTGCTCGCGTTTTCGAGCAGGAAATCCTGGCATATCCGGAGGCGATCCGGTTGTATGCCGAAGGACGCCTCAGGCTGGTCGGCGATCGGGTTGAGATTCGATGA
- a CDS encoding Gfo/Idh/MocA family oxidoreductase produces MAKTWKAGVIGCGSVAQHLHLPGYMRTPGVELVAACDPEPARHKEVRQIKKNLHLYRDYREMLAREELDVISVASPNRFHAEHAVAALEHGAHVLLEKPAALSMREIAAIRKALAKSGRQLIVGFSQRFSRGNRKLNALVRGGVIGEPYMIRIRFAHSGPYPGWAKDPWFYSPVKAGGGALLDMGIHAIDQAQWHIGPVRSVQAHTATLRKKIKVEDNAVLLLEFAGGKALGYIEVGWTSPSGFNGIEVMGDEGCIITDYTGVMRLTTGKVTPDTKARLKLKTRVIDKAPTTGGWSVEIQEVVKAFRRNSNLGSGIDAGGSALAVALAAYESSRTGKRAKVASIR; encoded by the coding sequence GTGGCCAAGACATGGAAAGCCGGTGTTATCGGTTGTGGATCGGTTGCTCAACATCTTCATCTGCCCGGGTACATGCGGACGCCGGGCGTCGAGCTGGTCGCTGCCTGCGACCCGGAGCCGGCGCGACACAAGGAGGTGCGACAAATCAAGAAGAACCTGCACCTGTACCGCGATTACCGGGAGATGCTCGCCCGTGAGGAACTGGACGTGATCTCGGTGGCCAGCCCGAACAGATTTCATGCCGAGCATGCCGTTGCGGCCCTCGAACACGGCGCCCACGTCCTGCTGGAAAAGCCTGCGGCCCTGAGCATGAGGGAAATCGCGGCCATCAGAAAGGCCTTGGCCAAGAGCGGCCGACAGTTGATCGTGGGCTTTTCGCAGCGGTTCAGCCGCGGCAACCGGAAGCTCAATGCCCTGGTTCGCGGCGGGGTCATCGGCGAGCCTTACATGATCCGGATCCGCTTTGCCCACTCTGGCCCGTACCCCGGCTGGGCCAAGGACCCCTGGTTTTATAGTCCCGTCAAGGCCGGCGGCGGGGCTCTGCTGGACATGGGCATCCATGCGATCGACCAGGCTCAATGGCACATCGGACCGGTGAGAAGCGTCCAGGCCCACACCGCCACGCTGCGCAAGAAAATCAAGGTGGAGGACAACGCGGTGCTGCTGCTCGAATTCGCCGGCGGCAAAGCCCTGGGTTACATCGAGGTAGGGTGGACCAGCCCGTCGGGCTTCAACGGCATCGAGGTGATGGGCGACGAAGGCTGCATTATCACCGACTACACCGGCGTCATGCGCTTGACGACGGGAAAGGTGACGCCGGACACCAAGGCCCGGCTCAAGCTGAAGACCCGAGTGATCGACAAGGCGCCCACCACCGGCGGCTGGTCGGTTGAAATCCAGGAAGTGGTCAAGGCTTTTCGGCGAAACAGCAACCTCGGCAGCGGCATCGACGCCGGCGGCTCGGCCCTGGCAGTGGCCCTCGCCGCCTACGAGTCCTCGCGGACCGGAAAGCGCGCCAAGGTAGCAAGCATCAGGTAG
- the metH gene encoding methionine synthase codes for MDSAFLRALDERIMVLDGAMGTSVHAFDLPLSDYRGLENCTEILCLTRPDVVCEIHARFLGVGCDAVETNTFGANKIVLAEFGLAGQTRELNRAAVRIAREACRRFSAPDHPRFVIGSIGPGTKLPSLRQVTFDELEDSYAEQIRGLMDEGVDALLFETCQDILQAKAGLAAAEIVFAECGRRVPVMVQVTMETTGTMLVGCDIGAALTVLDAYPQIEVIGLNCATGPEQMSEHIRYLSEHCTRRISVVPNAGLPELVDGKPRYPLSPEDLTRRLVEFVEQDGVNMVGGCCGTTPEHMAQVVKAMKGRRPAPRSPRFEPSVSSLYQSITIRQDNSFLIIGERTNANGSKKFREMLAAEDFDGMVEMAKDQVRAGSHMIDVCTAYVGRDEMADMTRLIARLATEVPVPLMIDSTEASVIEAALRLVGGRCIVNSVNLEDGEKRCAEILPICRKYGAAVVALAIDEEGMAKTADRKVGIARRLHDLATGKYGLRSSDLLFDPLTFTICTGNAEDRRLGLETLEALRRIKQELPDCHTVLGVSNISFGIKPAARQVLNSVFLHYARERGLDAAIVHAGGFQPLYKIDPKLREIARRLIFDDRQEGYDPLADLLAQFGDDAVSRPEAAARPPATIEERLKQRIIDGDRTGLTDDLDEAMKTYKPLQIINELLLPGMKAVGELFGEGQMQLPFVLQSAETMKTAVAHLEPFMERTDATGRGSIVLATVKGDVHDIGKNLVDILLTNNGFKVHNLGIKVPIKAMIDAWQEHKAQVIGMSGLLVKSTLVMRDNLLVLNERGLTPTVILGGAALTRSYVERELRPLYRGSLFYAKDAFEGLGLMRRICEQGVQSIPVQTAGGSDPGEYEMGSGCARSSTPRPAVLRDDRIERSGIATDVSIPTPPFWGAQVIENIPLTEALSFINEFMLFQSQWQFKKRGRPQEEFDRFLDETVRPIYRDLVARCNAENILQPKVIYGYWPCQSEGNSLIIYDPQDRDRELVRFDFPRQQKPPWWCLSDFWRPKSTGQYDVIGMSVVTMGPHASEVAREWFEAGRYTDYLYLHGLSVEGAESLAEWTHKRVRVELGIAGRDAPELRKLLQQGYQGSRYSFGYPACPNLEDQVKLWRILHPERIGVRLTEQLQMVPEQSVSAIIAHHPEARYFKA; via the coding sequence ATGGATTCGGCTTTCTTACGGGCACTCGATGAACGCATCATGGTCCTCGACGGGGCGATGGGAACCAGCGTCCATGCGTTCGACCTGCCGTTGTCTGACTACCGCGGCTTGGAAAACTGCACCGAGATTCTCTGCCTGACGCGTCCGGACGTAGTATGCGAGATCCACGCGCGATTCCTCGGAGTCGGCTGCGACGCCGTTGAGACCAACACCTTCGGAGCCAACAAGATCGTTCTGGCCGAGTTCGGACTCGCCGGGCAGACTCGCGAATTGAACCGCGCGGCCGTCCGGATCGCCCGTGAGGCCTGCCGCCGCTTCAGCGCCCCCGATCATCCGCGATTCGTCATCGGCTCGATCGGCCCGGGCACGAAACTGCCCTCGCTTCGACAAGTCACCTTCGACGAGCTCGAGGACAGCTACGCCGAGCAGATCCGCGGGCTGATGGACGAGGGCGTCGACGCACTCCTTTTCGAAACGTGTCAGGACATCCTGCAGGCCAAGGCCGGACTGGCGGCCGCGGAGATAGTCTTCGCCGAATGCGGCCGTCGCGTGCCGGTCATGGTCCAGGTCACCATGGAAACCACCGGCACCATGCTGGTCGGCTGTGACATCGGCGCCGCCCTGACGGTGCTCGATGCCTATCCGCAGATCGAAGTCATCGGCCTCAACTGCGCAACCGGCCCCGAACAGATGAGCGAACATATCCGCTATCTCAGCGAACACTGCACGCGCCGGATCAGCGTCGTGCCCAACGCCGGCCTGCCCGAGTTGGTGGATGGGAAGCCGAGATACCCCCTGTCGCCCGAGGACCTCACCCGCCGGCTGGTTGAATTCGTCGAGCAGGATGGGGTCAACATGGTCGGCGGCTGCTGCGGGACGACGCCCGAGCACATGGCTCAGGTGGTCAAGGCTATGAAAGGGCGCAGGCCTGCGCCGCGGAGTCCCCGATTTGAGCCCAGCGTCTCCAGTCTCTACCAGAGCATCACCATTCGCCAAGACAACAGTTTTCTGATCATCGGCGAGCGAACCAACGCCAACGGCTCGAAGAAGTTCCGTGAAATGCTGGCCGCCGAGGACTTCGACGGCATGGTAGAGATGGCCAAGGACCAGGTTCGGGCCGGCAGTCATATGATCGATGTGTGCACCGCCTACGTCGGCCGCGACGAGATGGCGGATATGACCCGGTTGATTGCCCGCTTGGCCACCGAGGTGCCCGTGCCACTAATGATCGACTCGACCGAGGCTTCGGTCATCGAGGCGGCCCTGAGACTGGTTGGCGGCCGATGTATCGTCAATAGCGTCAACCTTGAAGACGGCGAGAAGCGCTGCGCCGAGATTCTGCCCATTTGCCGGAAGTATGGGGCGGCGGTGGTCGCGTTGGCCATCGACGAGGAAGGCATGGCCAAGACGGCGGACCGCAAGGTCGGGATTGCGCGCCGCCTGCACGATCTGGCGACCGGTAAGTACGGGCTGCGGTCCAGCGACCTCCTGTTCGATCCGCTGACCTTCACTATTTGTACCGGCAACGCCGAGGACCGCCGACTCGGCCTCGAAACGCTTGAAGCCCTTCGCCGCATCAAGCAGGAACTGCCCGATTGTCACACGGTTCTGGGCGTCAGCAATATCAGCTTCGGCATCAAGCCGGCGGCTCGGCAGGTGCTGAACAGTGTTTTCCTGCACTATGCTCGTGAGCGGGGGCTCGACGCGGCCATCGTCCACGCCGGCGGCTTCCAGCCGCTCTACAAGATCGACCCGAAGCTTCGCGAGATCGCCCGCAGACTGATCTTCGACGATCGCCAGGAGGGGTATGACCCTCTGGCCGATCTTCTGGCTCAGTTCGGCGACGATGCCGTCAGTCGGCCCGAAGCCGCCGCACGCCCGCCAGCCACCATCGAGGAGCGGCTTAAACAGCGGATCATCGACGGCGACCGCACCGGTCTGACGGATGATCTCGATGAGGCGATGAAAACCTACAAACCTCTGCAGATCATCAATGAGCTGCTACTACCGGGCATGAAGGCTGTCGGCGAGCTGTTCGGCGAGGGGCAGATGCAGCTTCCGTTCGTGCTTCAGTCGGCCGAGACGATGAAGACCGCCGTTGCTCATCTCGAGCCGTTCATGGAACGTACCGATGCGACCGGCAGGGGCTCGATCGTGTTGGCGACGGTTAAAGGCGACGTCCACGACATCGGCAAGAATCTGGTGGACATTCTGCTGACCAACAACGGCTTCAAGGTTCACAATCTGGGCATCAAGGTGCCGATCAAAGCGATGATCGACGCCTGGCAGGAGCACAAGGCCCAGGTCATCGGCATGTCCGGCCTGCTGGTCAAGAGCACTCTTGTGATGCGCGACAACCTGCTGGTGCTTAACGAACGCGGGCTGACGCCGACGGTGATTCTCGGCGGGGCGGCGCTGACCCGGTCCTACGTCGAAAGAGAGCTGCGTCCCCTTTATCGAGGCTCGTTGTTCTATGCCAAGGACGCGTTCGAGGGGTTGGGCCTGATGCGGCGAATCTGCGAGCAGGGGGTGCAATCGATTCCCGTACAGACGGCGGGAGGTTCCGATCCCGGCGAGTACGAAATGGGGTCGGGCTGTGCCCGCTCATCGACTCCGCGCCCGGCGGTCCTCCGAGACGATCGCATCGAGCGGAGCGGCATTGCGACCGATGTTTCCATCCCCACCCCGCCGTTCTGGGGGGCGCAGGTCATCGAGAACATCCCGCTGACCGAGGCCTTGTCGTTCATCAACGAATTCATGCTTTTCCAGAGCCAGTGGCAATTCAAGAAGCGCGGCCGTCCGCAGGAGGAATTCGACCGCTTTCTCGACGAAACCGTGCGGCCGATCTATCGCGACCTGGTGGCTCGCTGCAACGCCGAGAACATCCTTCAACCCAAGGTGATCTACGGCTACTGGCCCTGCCAGAGCGAGGGCAACTCGTTGATCATCTACGACCCGCAAGATCGAGATCGCGAGTTGGTCCGGTTCGATTTCCCGCGCCAGCAGAAGCCCCCCTGGTGGTGTCTCTCCGATTTCTGGCGGCCGAAGTCAACGGGGCAATACGACGTGATCGGCATGTCGGTCGTGACCATGGGCCCGCACGCCAGCGAGGTCGCTCGCGAATGGTTCGAAGCGGGGCGATACACCGACTATCTCTACTTGCACGGCCTGAGCGTCGAAGGGGCCGAATCACTGGCCGAATGGACCCACAAGCGAGTCCGGGTTGAACTGGGCATCGCCGGTCGGGATGCCCCTGAGTTGCGCAAGCTCCTTCAACAAGGCTACCAGGGGAGTCGCTACAGCTTCGGATACCCCGCGTGCCCGAACCTCGAGGACCAAGTCAAACTCTGGCGGATTCTCCACCCGGAGCGCATCGGCGTCCGGCTGACCGAACAATTGCAGATGGTTCCTGAACAGTCCGTTTCGGCGATCATCGCCCATCACCCCGAGGCGCGATACTTCAAGGCATGA
- the recJ gene encoding single-stranded-DNA-specific exonuclease RecJ, which produces MPKNWTIIPAWPECAAAARRLGIHPLLAQVLHNRGVADPDAARLFLNPELKCLLAPETLPGAVEAATIIARKIRERRPIVIYGDYDVDGITATAILWHLLTLAGARVCFYVPNRLEEGYGVNAEALRQIRQDGADTVITVDCGITAVKEAEIAREIGLTLIITDHHSPGATLPEADAIVHPTAAGAYANPDICGAGVAFKLAWAVARMLSQSERVKPEFRKFLIDATSLAALGTIADVVPLSGENRILARFGLLGVNDTRLIGLRALIESARLSDQKIDSEHVGFWLAPRLNAAGRMGHARMAVELLTLADAPRAREIAAYLESQNRGRQAVERQILKEACGMIDAGNLAGDARRAIVLACEKWHAGVIGIVASRIVDRYCRPTVLISLENGQGQGSARSIRNFKMHQALAECSDHLEAFGGHAMAAGLRIRHENIESFTERFVELANRTLTCKDLEPSLRLDAEIGLNDLPDALVHELQRLQPFGVGNPKPKFASGILQLAGEPRLVGKNGQHLQFALTDGRITRKAIAFNQKDALRPLLDHRRCRVAFEPILDTYNGRTSVKLQVIDMAFPE; this is translated from the coding sequence ATGCCAAAAAACTGGACAATCATCCCGGCATGGCCAGAGTGTGCCGCGGCTGCGAGGCGACTGGGCATTCATCCCCTGCTGGCCCAGGTGCTGCACAACCGCGGCGTGGCCGATCCCGATGCGGCACGACTTTTTCTCAACCCGGAATTGAAGTGCCTGCTGGCGCCGGAGACTCTTCCCGGGGCAGTCGAAGCTGCCACTATCATCGCCCGCAAGATTCGCGAGCGGCGACCCATCGTCATTTACGGCGACTATGACGTCGACGGCATCACGGCAACGGCCATTCTCTGGCACCTGCTGACGCTGGCCGGGGCTCGGGTCTGTTTCTACGTGCCCAATCGGCTGGAGGAAGGATATGGGGTCAACGCCGAGGCGCTGCGACAGATCCGACAAGACGGGGCCGATACGGTGATCACCGTGGACTGTGGTATCACTGCGGTGAAAGAAGCAGAGATTGCCCGTGAGATCGGCCTGACGCTGATCATTACCGACCATCATTCGCCCGGCGCGACGCTGCCCGAGGCCGACGCCATCGTCCACCCAACCGCCGCCGGGGCTTACGCGAACCCGGACATCTGCGGGGCCGGAGTGGCGTTCAAGCTGGCCTGGGCGGTGGCACGCATGCTTTCCCAATCGGAGCGGGTTAAGCCCGAGTTCCGCAAGTTTCTCATCGACGCGACCAGTCTTGCGGCGCTGGGAACTATCGCCGACGTCGTGCCGCTGAGCGGCGAGAACCGCATTCTGGCCCGATTCGGTCTGCTGGGTGTGAACGATACGCGGCTCATCGGCCTGCGGGCCCTGATTGAATCAGCCCGGCTCTCGGACCAGAAGATCGACAGCGAACACGTGGGCTTCTGGCTGGCACCGCGACTCAATGCCGCGGGGCGCATGGGCCACGCTCGAATGGCCGTCGAGCTGCTGACCCTGGCTGACGCCCCGCGTGCCCGAGAGATTGCCGCCTACCTGGAAAGCCAGAACCGCGGGCGGCAGGCAGTCGAACGACAGATCCTCAAGGAAGCGTGCGGGATGATTGACGCCGGCAACCTGGCCGGAGACGCCCGCCGGGCGATCGTCCTGGCCTGCGAAAAGTGGCACGCGGGCGTGATCGGCATCGTCGCCTCGCGCATCGTGGATCGATATTGCCGCCCGACGGTGTTGATCTCGCTGGAAAACGGTCAGGGACAGGGCTCGGCCCGCAGCATCCGAAACTTCAAGATGCACCAGGCGTTGGCCGAGTGCTCGGATCACCTGGAGGCGTTCGGCGGACACGCCATGGCCGCCGGCCTGCGCATTCGGCATGAAAACATCGAATCATTCACCGAAAGATTTGTTGAGCTGGCCAACCGGACATTGACGTGCAAGGATCTCGAACCCTCGCTGAGGCTGGATGCCGAGATCGGGCTGAACGACCTGCCGGATGCTCTGGTCCACGAGTTGCAGAGGCTCCAGCCTTTTGGCGTGGGCAACCCCAAACCGAAGTTCGCATCGGGCATCCTGCAACTCGCGGGCGAGCCGCGGCTGGTGGGCAAGAACGGTCAGCACTTGCAGTTCGCACTGACGGATGGTCGGATCACGCGCAAGGCCATTGCGTTCAACCAGAAGGATGCGCTCCGGCCTTTGCTCGACCACCGTCGTTGCAGGGTGGCCTTCGAACCTATTCTCGACACGTACAACGGGCGAACGTCGGTCAAGCTGCAAGTCATTGACATGGCATTTCCGGAATGA
- a CDS encoding glycogen/starch/alpha-glucan phosphorylase: MGQQVSTRKLQIKVAAAIQQGQERIAGRSKLIDRALQHLRLSQGKHWEGATPHDKYVSLALAVRDLAVERMIQTQAAYAKQDVKRVYYLSLEFLLGRLLRNNLVNLGLYGECCSVVSEDSDFDHIFDVEPDAGLGNGGLGRLAACYMDSAASQGYPVYGYSIRYEHGMFHQEIENGWQVERPEYWLRFGTPWELMRPEFATIVRLRGHVEHRTDSQGRYRPAWVGYHTVVGIPYDIPMVGYGGRAVNILRLWASSASEMLNLEAFNQGGYLEAVREKVMNETISKVLYPADQTQRGRHLRLVQQYFFVACTLADILRRYDRDHDTIDDLPNKVAIHLNDTHPSIAIAEMMRILVDDRGLDWDRAWEMTQAIFAYTNHTLLPEALETWPVWMFEQWLPRHLQIIYEINKRFLEQVDRRWPGDDGRKRRMSLIQEDNPRSIRMAHLAIVGSHTVNGVAELHSRLIRQTLVPDFAELWPDRFTNVTNGITPRRWLKAANPGLAAAITRRLGEDWVCDLNQLKGLTRYADDPEFQDEFRQVKQANKRRLCEHVLRTAGVNLLVDSLFDVQSKRLHEYKRQLLNILHVVMLYHEMLSRPQARVPRAFIFAAKAAPSYHRAKLIIKLIHDVARTINADKRLDGRLRVVFVPDYCVSVAEIMVPAADLSEQISTAGMEASGTGNMKFALNGALTIGTLDGANIEIREAVGAENFFLFGLTAEEVAELRPRYNPWEVYHSNPAVRQALDGVADGEFNPEQPHLFKQVRDWLTSEGDRYMLLADIESYAEAQRRVDALWRDPAAWTRKAILNVANMGKFSSDRSVNEYAQRIWNTSPVRIDRIPIDAQTSGVAAESGCSPFSHA; the protein is encoded by the coding sequence ATGGGGCAGCAGGTGTCCACGCGGAAACTCCAAATCAAAGTCGCAGCGGCCATTCAACAGGGTCAAGAGCGAATCGCCGGTCGTAGCAAGCTGATCGACCGGGCCTTGCAGCACCTCAGACTGAGCCAAGGCAAGCACTGGGAAGGGGCGACACCCCACGACAAGTACGTCAGTCTCGCGCTGGCGGTCCGGGACTTGGCCGTCGAGCGGATGATCCAGACGCAGGCCGCATACGCCAAGCAGGACGTGAAACGAGTGTACTACCTGTCGCTCGAGTTCCTGCTCGGTCGGCTCCTGCGCAACAATCTGGTCAATCTGGGCCTGTATGGTGAGTGCTGCAGCGTCGTTTCCGAAGACAGCGATTTCGATCACATCTTCGACGTTGAGCCGGACGCCGGCCTGGGCAACGGTGGTCTGGGGCGCCTGGCCGCCTGCTACATGGATTCGGCCGCGTCTCAGGGTTATCCGGTGTATGGCTACAGCATTCGCTACGAACACGGGATGTTCCACCAGGAGATCGAGAACGGCTGGCAAGTTGAAAGACCGGAGTACTGGTTGCGCTTCGGCACGCCGTGGGAACTGATGCGGCCCGAGTTCGCGACCATCGTGCGACTCCGGGGGCACGTCGAGCACCGCACGGATTCGCAGGGGCGATATCGGCCGGCGTGGGTGGGATACCACACCGTCGTCGGCATACCGTACGACATTCCCATGGTCGGCTATGGCGGGCGAGCCGTGAACATCCTGCGACTGTGGGCCTCAAGCGCGTCCGAAATGCTCAACCTCGAAGCCTTCAATCAAGGCGGGTATCTCGAGGCGGTTCGCGAAAAAGTCATGAACGAAACGATCTCGAAGGTACTCTACCCGGCCGACCAGACACAGAGAGGCCGGCACCTGCGACTGGTCCAGCAGTACTTCTTCGTGGCCTGTACGCTGGCCGACATTCTGCGGCGATACGACCGCGACCACGATACCATCGATGATCTACCCAACAAGGTGGCGATCCACCTGAATGATACTCACCCGTCGATCGCGATTGCGGAGATGATGCGCATTCTGGTCGATGATCGGGGCCTCGATTGGGACCGGGCGTGGGAGATGACCCAGGCCATCTTCGCCTATACCAACCATACGCTCCTACCCGAGGCCCTCGAAACCTGGCCGGTGTGGATGTTCGAACAGTGGCTGCCCCGCCACCTCCAGATCATCTACGAGATCAACAAACGGTTTCTGGAGCAGGTTGATCGGCGCTGGCCGGGTGACGACGGCCGCAAGCGACGCATGTCGCTGATCCAGGAGGATAACCCGCGTTCCATCCGCATGGCACATTTGGCTATCGTCGGCAGCCATACCGTCAATGGCGTGGCCGAGCTGCACAGCCGTCTTATCCGCCAGACGCTCGTGCCGGATTTCGCCGAGCTGTGGCCTGACCGTTTCACGAACGTGACCAATGGAATCACCCCGCGCCGGTGGCTGAAAGCGGCCAATCCCGGTCTCGCCGCGGCCATCACCCGGCGTCTGGGCGAGGACTGGGTCTGTGATCTCAATCAGCTCAAGGGACTCACACGGTATGCCGACGATCCCGAATTCCAGGACGAGTTCCGGCAAGTCAAACAGGCAAACAAACGCAGGCTCTGCGAGCACGTCTTGCGGACGGCGGGCGTGAACTTGCTGGTCGATTCGCTCTTCGACGTCCAGTCCAAACGGTTGCACGAGTACAAGCGTCAACTGCTCAACATCCTGCACGTGGTCATGCTTTATCACGAGATGCTGTCCAGACCGCAAGCGCGGGTTCCTCGGGCTTTCATCTTCGCGGCCAAGGCGGCGCCTTCTTACCACCGTGCCAAACTGATCATTAAGCTGATCCACGACGTGGCCCGGACGATCAACGCAGACAAGCGGCTCGACGGCCGGCTTCGCGTGGTCTTCGTGCCCGATTACTGTGTGTCCGTGGCGGAGATCATGGTTCCGGCAGCCGACCTGTCCGAGCAGATCTCGACGGCGGGTATGGAGGCCTCGGGCACGGGTAACATGAAGTTCGCCCTCAACGGCGCACTGACCATCGGTACGCTGGATGGAGCCAACATTGAGATTCGCGAGGCCGTCGGGGCCGAGAACTTCTTCCTCTTCGGGCTGACGGCCGAAGAGGTGGCCGAGCTTCGACCCCGGTATAACCCTTGGGAGGTCTACCACTCCAACCCCGCGGTCCGACAGGCCCTGGACGGCGTCGCCGACGGCGAGTTCAATCCTGAACAGCCGCATCTTTTCAAGCAGGTCCGCGATTGGCTCACGTCCGAAGGCGATCGCTACATGTTGCTCGCCGACATCGAGTCCTATGCGGAAGCCCAGCGGCGGGTGGATGCCCTCTGGCGGGATCCGGCAGCATGGACCCGCAAGGCCATTCTTAACGTAGCGAACATGGGCAAGTTCTCCAGCGACCGCTCGGTCAATGAGTACGCACAGCGGATCTGGAACACCAGCCCGGTTCGTATCGACCGGATTCCCATTGACGCGCAAACAAGCGGCGTTGCCGCGGAATCCGGGTGCTCTCCGTTCTCTCACGCGTGA
- a CDS encoding TGS domain-containing protein, with translation MALNLTPDYFEADRKYRQARTPAEKLAALEEMLRTIPKHKASEKKQADLKRRISELRQGELQRARKSTGVDPYHIERQGAGQAILIGPPNSGKSSIVGTLTKAPVKITDFPYGTPIPVPGMAHFEDVPIELVDMPPVTPDHLPGGLVNAIRNADAALMVVDLTAESVLEDIDGLLAALAAKEIEFGRSEADGEEEMRVGPHGIILCNKMDMPGAVDTFQMLKELRPAEPEMMMVSGRTGENLDVLMRKLFGLLDVIRIYSKEPGRPVDRDRPFILPAGSTVEELARHIHKDLAANLKYARVWGEHTYDGQQVHGRYTLHDRDIVEIHA, from the coding sequence ATGGCTCTGAACTTGACGCCGGACTACTTCGAGGCGGATCGCAAGTACCGCCAGGCGCGGACGCCGGCCGAGAAGCTGGCCGCCCTGGAGGAGATGCTCCGCACCATCCCCAAGCACAAGGCCAGCGAAAAGAAGCAGGCAGATCTCAAACGTCGCATCAGCGAGCTGCGTCAGGGTGAGCTGCAGAGAGCCAGAAAAAGCACGGGGGTCGATCCTTACCACATCGAGCGGCAGGGTGCCGGCCAGGCGATTCTCATCGGTCCTCCCAACAGCGGCAAATCCTCGATTGTTGGGACCCTGACGAAGGCGCCGGTTAAGATTACCGACTTTCCTTACGGCACGCCGATCCCGGTCCCGGGTATGGCCCACTTTGAAGATGTGCCGATCGAACTGGTGGACATGCCGCCGGTGACGCCCGATCACCTTCCGGGCGGCCTCGTCAATGCCATTCGCAACGCTGATGCGGCGCTGATGGTGGTTGATCTGACGGCCGAAAGCGTTCTGGAAGATATCGACGGCCTGCTGGCCGCGCTGGCCGCTAAGGAAATCGAGTTCGGCCGGTCGGAGGCCGATGGCGAGGAGGAGATGCGCGTCGGTCCGCACGGTATCATCCTGTGCAACAAGATGGACATGCCCGGGGCGGTCGATACGTTTCAGATGCTCAAGGAACTCCGTCCGGCCGAGCCGGAGATGATGATGGTTTCAGGCCGCACGGGCGAAAACCTTGATGTCCTGATGCGGAAGCTCTTCGGTCTGCTGGACGTCATTCGGATCTACTCCAAGGAGCCCGGTCGACCCGTGGACCGCGACAGGCCTTTCATTCTGCCGGCCGGCAGCACCGTGGAAGAGCTCGCCAGGCACATTCACAAGGATCTGGCCGCCAACCTGAAATATGCCCGCGTCTGGGGCGAGCATACCTACGACGGCCAGCAGGTCCACGGGCGATACACCCTCCACGACCGGGATATTGTCGAAATTCACGCGTGA